The following is a genomic window from Labeo rohita strain BAU-BD-2019 chromosome 15, IGBB_LRoh.1.0, whole genome shotgun sequence.
tctttgcacagaaaagctattctcgtagcttcataaagcCACcactgatgtccttactacctttctgggcttcaagtagttgtgttactgtctatgcaaggtcagaaagatctcagatttcatcaaaaatatcttaatctgtgtcccacagataaatgaaggtcttacaggtttgaaacaacatgagggtgagtaataagtgacagaattttaattttggggtgaaatatcactaaaaaattatgacaaaaaatgatgCAGAGGGGTCCTTATAGCAAGTTAAAAGGCTAAATTGATCTGTCTTGGCCTCTGTTGAATTGTCAGGCAGCTCTGGTTTCAGTCACTCTGCTGGCATGGATCAGAGggttatttgtatttgtgtggaCAGACGAGGCTGGGAGACACTATTTGCATGCGTGTGGTCAGTAGTACAGGTGTTTGCAGTGCAATAATCGTGGCTTTCAATGCATCCTCAAAAACTTGAACTGGATCAGGTTCATGAGGAGCATCTAGGACTCTAAATATCCAATCTGTCTTAACACAAAGGCTCTGCGAAGGGCATCGAGTGAGATCCCACCAGGAAGGCTTTTGAGCTTTTGATAGGAGCACAGCAGGGATCATTGTGTACTGTGAATCTATATAGCATTTTGATCTTTCCAAGAAACCAAAGCAAATGTGTATGGCGCCTTTCTAGTAATGAGAATTTAATGCTCTAATTTATGTTTCTCCAATAGTGCAGCATCCCACTGAAACGCTCAGAAAGTTGTAATGAGCATCGAACACACAATGCTTCAAAATTCACTTAAGGCTGAATTTGACTGTGTCTTATTAAATTTACTGAAATTATGCGTTTAAAAGCTGCTCTCCCGTGACTCCGCTGGAAAGTCTCATTTGTATCCTGCTGAGCTTATACGCTGCTGATTCACTGTTCTTTCAGGATAAAAAAGTGAACACAAAAGCACTCATCTTTGATTAGAAAAACAGGGCATACTGTTATCTGCTAACAAGGGTATCTTTTCCAGagggacaaaaaataaataaataaataatgccgTCCTAAAAAATGCAGGATTGTGCTAAATAGTTTCTTTCTAGACACGACATGAGCGCTCTCTTTTGTACATCTTCATTAAATACAGATAAATGGCACCACACCCTACATATGTGCACTCTCACACTCTGGAGTTACACTGatggaaataaataattatatttgtatcTATGCTTTGGAAACATGTTTGCTTTGGTAATCTCAATTGTATGAACCTAAAGCTTGTTCAAATATAGTTCAAATTTGTGCTTGCTTTCATTTTCTGGCTTTTTAAGAACACTATGCACATATTTAGGCTTCCTAATTGACTGTTTTGCTCCACGGTCCCTAGAGTTTAGGCTGTGTCGGTGCTTGATGTGCGGTCGAGGTAGTCTGCACCAATTTTCTGGCGAATAGCTCCCCGGTACGCAGTCAGGTCCGTTTACTGCGAGCATATGCAGGGCTGTAAATCACACCTGTCAGTGGATCTGTGCTCTGCTCTCTCAATGCAGCTCCTGTGCTTTTGCATATGATTTGCAAGAGTATGGCAAGTCATTTTAGCAATTATGCACACTAGTATCAATTTCAAACTAAACTAgtactataaaaacaaacaagtatctattttattacatcatttttaattacacaatCGACTAGTATTATATATAGTATCAACAGTGTGATAGCTAGTGACTATTATCGCTTTCACTTTTACTGTACTTATTCATtacatactagtacttattcccTTGGTAGTGAGTATCCCAGTAGTAACAAGTAACCGCTCCATTGTTACTAGTTTaagtatcttttaaaatgtttaactttGCTATTAACATTTCTATTGCTTAGTTTCCCAATAGTTATTAGTATCTATTTTAGTTTCACTAGTACTTGGATAGTATTCATAGACACTAGTATGTAGCTCACTAGCTGTGATTGCTTTTTACCATGTGTAGTGACGATTTAAtagttcaattaaaaaaaatcttaatacagtaagagatttaaaaaaaaaaaaaacagtaacactttagtataaggaacaattctcactattaactagttgcttaatAGCATGCTTTTTCATAACATATTGGCTATGTATTAgtgcttataaagcacatattttgcatgaccatattctacatttctagtcctacccaatacctgaacttaacaactaccttactatctactattaagcagcaaattaatagtttattgaggtaaaaataatatttaatggtttgttaatagcgggaaataaagtgtgaccataaaaactataaaacacaACGCACATTAGTCTCTAATAAAGTACTTTTGTTAGTTTGTACTAAGACTAGGTAAAATGTAGTAACTATTTGAATAAGTTACTAAACTAGTATGTAGTAAATAAGTTACTATTTTAATAGATGCAGTTGGAATAAGAATCTAATTACTTGTCACTGATGTTAGTATTAGTAACAGAAGTTTTATTTGTACAACGGCTTGCCATACAACAGATAGACAATACTGACATGAAACATGAGTTGTGTTGTTTGTTCAAGTAATTTTAGCACAATTTTGTGCCATACAGCAATATTTACAATGTGGGAATGTTGGTCTGAATTACGAAACAACACCCAGACTTGAATTATTTCAGTTATAACTTACTGATACTCACCATAATTGAATAGACCAGTGCAACGATGCTTAGTGGCCACACGGGACAAAAGCAGGAACAAATGACCAGTATGAGGTAGTCTTTGGGTTTCTGCTGCTCTTGGACGGCATTACCGGTCGATGAAGTGCGGCTCAGGCTCACTCTGGACGGGGAAAGAGGAGCCGTCCCGAGCTGCCCCGCTGATCCGGATCTCAGCGGCAGACTGTGGCCGTTCTGATCCCCGTCGAGAGTTTTGTCACCCCCGACACTGACCGTGAAGGAGCTGGAGGTCTTCACCCCGGTGGGTTCGGTGGTTATGAGGAGTTTCTCGGTCTCGGCTGGTTGCGTTCCGCCGCTCTCCCCCAGATTTGATTTCGCAAACTCCGTATCTGTGTTTATTGCCATTGTGGAAATCCAAAGTTAATGTTTCTGACAGAAAAAACTCCTTTTGGGTATGCGAGATATTATCAAAAGTTGTCAAACGACGCTAATTTCCCattattcacaattttttttaacttcaaatgacGCGTTTGATTGCATTCATGCgattaatatgattttaaacgTCGAATGAGTGTGTCCAAATTTTTCCTCGcaattttttaaactaattaaaacaaGTCAAAGAGGCGTTGTGACTTTATCCTCCCATGTCGATATGCTCATCTTCTCTGTATGATCGGGTTTAATGGATTCAGTTCCGCTCAGTTCAATCCAGATCGGAAGACAATCTCCTCTGCCCACACACTCAACTAAACCACAGAGACGCGACTCATCTGGATTTCAGCATTTCAACAGCAGCATTAGCCAAACGTCTCAAAAGAcgtagggaaaaaaaaaaacagctttcacGTGAAAATGAAAAAGCAGGTGCCTTTGTGATATTTCAGCAGGAGAACAGCCGGTTAAAGTAGTTGCACAGCAGCAGTAAGTGCGGTGATGTTCCTCTCTCACCTCCTCTGCATCAATGATGGAAGTGCGCTGGTCCTGCAGGACTTTCTATTGCAATACTCCCAATGTTCTTCCCCTGGGGATGCTGCAATACCTCCCTGTATTTGTACCATTAAACAACCATTACAtatgctattttattattatttgcttacTAATTAGTCAAAGATTGAAATGGGAGGATACAGAGAAAGAAAGtagcatattttgctgattaaaaaaaaaagaaataataaaagagaTTTTAACACCtattaatgcttttaaatcaaACCTGAAACCTCAGTGATCTCTCATTAATCAAATTAGTGCTTGAATTATCTATGTGCTGTTTCTCATTTAATCATATCTCATTAGTCTTTCATAACGTCTCTACTCA
Proteins encoded in this region:
- the trarg1a gene encoding trafficking regulator of GLUT4 1, whose amino-acid sequence is MAINTDTEFAKSNLGESGGTQPAETEKLLITTEPTGVKTSSSFTVSVGGDKTLDGDQNGHSLPLRSGSAGQLGTAPLSPSRVSLSRTSSTGNAVQEQQKPKDYLILVICSCFCPVWPLSIVALVYSIMSRNSLQQGDVDGARRLGRLARLLSCVAIIVGLLSIIIYVVVAVAG